One Cydia pomonella isolate Wapato2018A chromosome 14, ilCydPomo1, whole genome shotgun sequence DNA segment encodes these proteins:
- the LOC133525332 gene encoding glycoprotein gp100-like — MKPGKSGAGAKKKKPYYLNEVMQFTLPFIKLSTESVSGNLVSPPINETNQPDVYDDITDDEDGSQSILANFNNSHTSINQISTEHEPIPSPQSPTVPTPSPQSRPLPTPSPHLSTASEPTPSPASMTSNLSSKKKPAKQAKAETAEDLAQNPKTMFLLSLLPDLELEPMSDSQMRKFKRGVMQLIDEILEDKPKPTTTASVADSNITLYYETIGQDFTTPVVNNI, encoded by the exons atgaaACCCGGTAAAAGCGGAGCTGGAGCAAAAAAGAAGAAACCATATTACTTAAATGAGGTGATGCAGTTCACGTTgccatttattaaattatcaacAGAGTCGGTTTCTGGGAACCTAGTCAGCCCACCAATCAACGAAACGAATCAACCTGACGTTTATGATGATATCACCGATGATGAAGATGGATCGCAATCAATACTGGCCAATTTTAACAATTCACATACATCTATTAATCAGATAAGTACAGAACATGAACCAATTCCATCACCACAGTCACCGACAGTGCCGACGCCTTCGCCACAATCTCGACCATTGCCAACGCCATCGCCACATTTATCAACAGCATCAGAGCCGACGCCATCACCGGCATCGATGACTTCAAACCTTTCTTCGAAAAAAAAACCC GCTAAACAAGCTAAGGCAGAAACAGCTGAAGATCTTGCACAAAATCCAAAAACAATGTTTCTGCTCAGCTTATTGCCCGATCTAGAACTAGAACCTATGTCCGACAGCCAAATGAGAAAATTTAAACGAGGTGTTATGCAATTAATAGACGAAATTCTGGAGGATAAGCCTAAGCCTACTACAACAGCTTCAGTAGCAGACTCaaatattactttatattatGAAACAATTGGACAAGATTTCACCACACCTGTTGTCAATAAtatttga
- the LOC133525241 gene encoding uncharacterized protein LOC133525241 produces the protein MEYQNMSFEREVPTEWPFQQFRNEILKMTLRATLHHSADQQVILTTNNVSALLTSNETGTRYIFRKIEELPDEFFQMHLIIPSEIMMLFNGETSLIPIEAENLGFHSRNLERRREITIAVPNFRRILEMRNIVGNQIYRSAFMSAYQNIGIME, from the exons ATGGAGTACCAGAACATGAGTTTTGAACGTGAAGTACCGACCGAATGGCCTTTCCAACAATttcgaaatgaaattttaaaaatgacgtTGAGAGCGACTTTACATCACTCAGCAGATCAACAAGTTATTTTGACTACAAATAATGTTTCTGCACTGCTAACATCAAACGAAACGGGGACCAGatacatttttagaaaaattGAAGAGTT gcCTGATGAGTTTTTCCAAATGCATTTAATAATACCGTCAGAAATTATGATGCTTTTTAACGGAGAAACAAGCCTGAT ACCAATAGAAGCTGAGAATTTGGGATTCCATTCCCGTAATTTGGAAAGGCGAAGAGAAATCACTATCGCTGTACCAAATTTCAGAAGGATTCTTGAAATGAGAAATATTGTTGGAAATCAAATTTACCGATCCGCTTTCATGTCAGCGTATCAGAATATTGGGATTATGGAGTAA